The Alnus glutinosa chromosome 1, dhAlnGlut1.1, whole genome shotgun sequence region tccatacattcatttttcataacagccccacaacaagctgatgtggcttgtaatattttattattttttttgtctctcgTACAAGGCAAATTTTCGGTTGAGTCCAATAAATGTGGTTCCTGCGTTTCCTGGTAAATGACTATATCATGGCCTCTATATTTGCTTTGCCAGACTTTGTTTTCATCCTTCAATTTTGATGGCcgctatgtttttttttttttttttctttttttttttttatttatttcttttttttttttttttttttttttttcagttttatatattttatacattttttttattaacaatgaCACATATTGTCATTTTATTAGCTCTGACGTGACACATTAACAAAATCTATaaagtgttttgacggaatttaaCTGCAAGGAACATGAATCTCTAAGTTCGTTTTCATACCATAAAGAATTAATTGTAAATCAAGTAAAATATATGGTTCTCTGTCTCTCGAACCTTCCCACAGAAAGCCTTCCTCATACGAAGTTAGTGTTGTCGGGAGAGAGAACCCAAGCCTCTCTCCCCTCGGCATTGTTTTGAACCCTTAGTCCAAGAGGACTAAGGGGTTTTTTGGTCCTCCTTCCGTTTTCCCAATGGAGGTTAGAGTCTCCAAGTTATTAGGACTGTAGAGTTTTGTCCCCCAAACTAGTTTCAGTGGTGATTTTCGTGGGGGTTTTTTGGTCCTCCTTCCGTTTTTTCAATGGAGGTTAGAGTCTCCTAGTCATTAGGACTGTAGAGTTTTGTCCCCCAAACTAGTTTCAGTGGTGATTTTCGTCCCCCTAGACTAGATCCGGTGGTGGTTTTGGTCCTTATAGTTTTTGTGGACTATGGaggtttgtgtttgtttttttagtttcttctttgtttgttgACAGGAAAACACTTCAGAGAAGCTCAATAGGGGAAGCAACTGCTGCTCGTGTCGCCGGCAGCATGGATTTGGTGAGCTTCAGTTTGTATCCATTCTTTGAGACCAGATCTACAAACTTCCGCCGTCTTCAGTTAGACACGCGCCCCCCAGCCTTGCTTGCCGCCGTCATCTAGTCCAGCCGCTGCGCTTAACAGCCGAAATGATCGTCGGAGCTCGGTGCATGGTTCTCATGTGCCAGGGTGTTTTCACACCTTGGCCACGAGTGAGAGCTATGCTCCTTCCCTTTTGCCTTGTATGGTGGCTTTTGGTGCTTTGTAGTGTTGCAGGTGTTTGGAGGATGATGTTCTGCAGCGGCGCGTGTGCCACACGTGCAGTCGCCGATGACAGTTTTTCCGACGGAAGTTTATGTTagggtgttttcttgtatttcacAGATTGTATTTGACAGTTTGCTCTGTGTTAGATTATCCTGGTCATTACTTTTTAGCACAGATTGTGTGACCGACTCCATAGTACAAGTAGTGGTTTCTATGTTAACGCAGATGCACATTTTTGTTGGCTAGGTTTATTTGTAGCAACTGTTGGTATGATCTGAGTTTCTAGGATAACTGTAATGGGGTACTTGTAGTCTGAGTCCCTGTAATGGTCTGGGTCTTGTCTCAGTTTGATTGTAACTTCGTTACTCTTTGAGAGTGTTTAACGAGATATCTACATTTTCCcttcaaaaactaaaataaaaataaaaaaataaaaaattgtaaatcagATAAATCACATGAATTAATTTtgcttatttttcaaaaataaatcacatgggGTTAACCATCACCACCATCGCTGAAGTAGGCTTGGCTAACAAATCTCAACCTTGGTAGGCCTGATTTTCAGCTTGAATTTTTAGAAACAGACATTGATTATGCAAGTGaagaatttctttttgtttggagCTTTAAGGCTGGTAAACTGGATCAGAGCTATCAGCCTATCACCAGCAAACCATCTAGCTTCCAAAATCATATGTGCTGACCCCCCTCATATGCGATGCGACAATATAACTTATAGAGCACGTTCAGAACCAAATTCAAGGAACCATTGCTTTGTGATGGCCGCTACTCCTATCTGTTTGTTAAACTTTCAAAATCATATCGGCAACCAGAGGCCTACTGCCGGTTTTAATGGCTAAATCAATACATTGCCGGcggtatatattatatatatcagaAATTATATGACGATCCCACGTGGAGCTCTCACAATGCCCTAAAGAGGAAAGAAAACGGCTAACACGAGAGAACCTTCATGGGCCTTGTCATGAAGTCTCGATCCCTTTGAACAGAGTAATTTTCCGGAcattcaaaggctcgtccgaaGCCTCAAAATATGGTTCTATTGGCGAGCAAAGTGGATAATATTGtacctttatttttctttaaaaaattaagtgtaacgtaatatatattataatttagaATTAAGAATGATGTTAGAGATATTATAAATTTTACTACTATTTACTTAAACTCCTAGTTACTCATGATTATATCAATTGTAATTTGTGATATGAGTGACATTGtataaaaaactttataatAATCCTGATCAGAGTCAAATATACAACTAGAGAGGCGGCAAGGCTCAGACTTTTCAATAAGCCATTGAATTGCTTAGctagagaaataaataaaaataaaagaaaatttcaagttAAAACAGACCGCACTAAGAGTGCATTACTTCTCGGACAAAGAATAAGATCCTCTTCATATCAAGTAAAATGTATAGATTTAATATTACATATATTGTCCCATTGTGAATATGTTGCCACATGAAGTGCTATCATGTACACCTTGgatgtaacaaaacaaaatataaacaataaaatagatcatctccatttcacttgaaaaaaaataatcatgttaTTAAATTGCTCGAATTTATAAATTCAGGCAGCCTAAAAAATGGAGTTGTAGGAGTTACCTATTATAGACTACTAGTGAGTCTTGTATTCTAGGTTGTCTGAGGTGGGTGGGTCTCACAATCCCCTCTCTTTGACTGTCTAAATTTAATAGGTGAATTTTGCAATCATTTTCTCTTAAACTATCTGAATTTCTATAATTCAACCAGAAAATCTcttggaataaataaagtaaacCCTACTccttggaatgggttgggttttGGGTTCTGACTTCTCACTGCcgacccaaggaaaaaaaaaaaaaaaaacctaaataaataCAGAACTGAACAACCAGGAGTCCAAGAGACACCTTTGCCgaagaaattaaggaaaaaactCTCTACCAGACTACCAgtccacaacaacaacaacaaccaagAGGCCAACCATGCCTATCAGACAGATAAAACAAGGACAGTTCTTATTTGACTAAGATATACCTTAAGCCTTAAGAGCTGTTGGATattcttctctttcttgtttttttttttttttttttttttttttttttgtgtgttgtCTTTAAATATTCGATTAATCCGTTTGGGTAGATGAaattgtctcatttcatgcATACCAAGCGATTTCAGATAAATATTTTAGGTCTAAGATTTGAACTCAATGACACTCCGATCCAAACTGAAGGGTCACTCAAACCTAGCCTTTTGGGGTAATTGATCAGACACAACTTATATAAGTTCCACAGATGTGATCATAATGCATTCTATATTAGGAGTCACCTTTCTTAATTCTTACATTGCATTATGTATTGCTCATTAATCGATcatagtcaaaaaaaaaaaaaaaaaaaaaaaaaaaaagaaaagaaagaaagaaaaagagaaaagatattACTCCTAATCATAATCACTAACGATAAATTTATTTCTAGGCAacctattaatttaaatgagatCTACTTACCGGAATAAGAGGCCTCTCACAATTGAAGGGATCTTCTGTAATCCTGACAACGCGCGGAATAAAGGATTGTAAGAAATCTCGTctaatcctatatatatacaagatgTTCCCACTTCTTTGTGAACCTCAGATAAACCAGTAAATTGTAAGCATCGAAGAAAATTCTCCATGGTGAAAAATTAGGGATGTCAATTCGTGTTCTTGTCTTAGATTTAGTTGTGACAAGacgggtataagactatataaattaatattactcaatttatttaattaaacgggtcaaatctTTCAATCATAACcggctaattttgtgttgggttcatTTCAAGTTTAtgggttgtgtaaaaaattgacaggTTCGGGTTGTGTTTAAGCatgtgtataagactatataagttaattcTAACttaacacatttaattaaacagatgaATATGTTAATTTCACTTTGAGTTTGCGAGTCgggtaaaaaattgttagcttaaaagaaaatcatgacaaaatctGAAAATCCGAAATACTGTGTTATGAAAGAGACTTTGTTAattagaaaacaataaaaattattggttTAATATTAAATATCAAGTGCCTTTGTTAAAACCAATAAGAAGATTGGCAGTTTCCAAATGAAAGCCGTCAATGTAGACGATGAGTAAGCCGTTCGTGTTTCTTAAAGAACAAACAAGCAATGACAAAGAGAACAGAAGGTACCAATGCTGCAGGCAACTCTTACATTTCAATATTTCTCCTTCATTCCCTTACAAGGAGAACTCCCATGACCACAACTATGGCTTCCCATTCTCTCCTTCCCCATCTCCTCCCTCTGTTGGCAATTCTATTTGCTAGGATTCTTGCGTCCAACACATCCGTCAAAGCAAGCCTTATTTACCCTTTTAACTGCGATGCTCAAATCAAGACATGTAATGCCTCGCTGTACCACATGAACAACTGGCTATCGGAAGAACAAATTGCCTCTTTTTACTCTGTCAATTTATCCCAGATGGAACCTATAATGCATGGCAACAAACAAGATTACCTCATCCGTGTACCTTGTTCTTGCACAGATATAAATGGCACTAGGGGATATTTCTACAATACATCCTATCCTATAAAACAAAATGATTCATTTGATAATGTCTCTGCTGATATATATAGCGGCCAAGCTTGGAGTGGTGGATCAGGAAATGATTCAAGATTCGACGCAGGAACAAATTTTTCTATTCATCTTCCATGTGGATGTGTAGATCAGAGTGACTCTCTAACTGTTGTAACATACACAGTTCAGGATCAAGATACAGTAGCAGGAATTGCTGCACTACTATCTGCTCAAGAAAGTGACATTCAGAGATTGAACAGACAACTTACTGGAAACCTGGCGTTTATAGCCCCGGGCTGGGTGTTGTTTGTGCCCATGGAGAAGAATGGTATTCCGGCCCCAAAGAAAGGTGAGCTCCTTTTGCAACGTGATGACTCCCATTTATTTGAATAAAGTTCTTTGTGTTTCAGCTAGATATGTGGATGTCAGAGGCTGGTGCATCATGAATTAATGCTAAGAACCCACATAAATGATCGATTTTGTTGACATCGAGTGCCTTTTTATCTTaacaatttttctaaaaatttaagaGCATTTGAAATACTTCTTTCATATATGATTTATCAAAAAGAATTTCAATTAATTACACATGTTATGCTCCCAACCTTCAGATACcatcattctttcttttcttttcttttttcattcttttcccACTCTTTCATAATTAGGCGatattttctatgttttgttaCATCTGCATGTTCTGATAAACTGTGTTACCTTTAGCATGTATGTAATCTCTCTCATGGTCAATCCTAAATTTGTTATTCTAGTTTAGATGGGGCCAAACACTTTTTTGATTTAGTCCAACAAATGTCCACCCCTTATAGTGCTAAagtttgatataaaaatattcatagatttataaatgaataagaaaaatctgcttagaaaaaaaaaatggataagaaAAATATACATGTATCGTTGTATATGCAAGCATTTCAGATTCAATCAAGGAAAAGCTGATGTAGTTTTGTGTAAGTTAATTTGCCTTGTTTTTGTCGTCTGTCGCCAGGAAGGATATGGAAATGGCCAGTAATCATTGGCACATTATCGGCTGTGACATTACTTTCAATGAGCACATTGATTATTGTCCTTCTCAGGAGACAAAAAAGCCGACAGCAAGAGGAAGATCCAAGAGCTGTAGCCAAAAGCTCGAGTGCCAATAGAATCTCTCTATTCCAGAGTCAATACCCGAATAAGGATAATATAGAAGGTCAGATAATCTTCAATGTTAACGTGTTTTgaggagtgtttttttttttttttgatcaacttaatatatttttcttgaaaacagaaaacaaaaacattaacaaacaattattttttgagTTAATTACACCTTACGTACCGTGGTTTGGGTCCAACTGCCAACCTATGATCTAAAAAGTTATAACAAGTTCAATACAAAATGAACACATTAAAAGTCAATGAATCAGACCTCAGATGGATAAAGGAGCTGCTTTTTACACCATCTATTGATAATTTGAACTCAACCAAGATCACAAAGGGGGTAAAGTATTAtttcccctaattttttttctttgaaccaGAAGAGAGGCACTCATGGTAAAATTTCATTGTGCAGATGCAACAGCTTTTGAATCAGAGAGACCAGTAATATTTAGTCTTGAGGAGATTGAAGAGGCGGCAGGTTACTTTGATGAAACTCAGAAAATCGGAGAGGGTGGATATGGGAGGGTGTACTTTGGAATACTGCGGGGGCAGGTATGGCAGCGGTTTGCCAGTTATCTTCCTTTCTCCTTTAACATGCTCATCCATCTGAATTTGCAACGCTAATGAAACTTCTAAAAGCTAGATAACAGCCTCTTCAACTTTCAGGAGGTTGCAATAAAGCAGATGAGATCTAATAAATCCAAAGAGTTCTTTGCAGAGCTAAAGATCTTATGCAAGATCCATCACATAAATGTGGTAAGAAATTATATATCCCTAATAATTGACTCCAAGCATGGTGTGAAAGAAAGACTCGAATATATTCACTAGAAAATTCTCTGGTTTAGGTAGAGCTCTTGGGATACTCCAGCGGAGATGACCACCTCTACTTGGTCTATGAGTATGTTCGGAATGGATCACTCAGTTCTCATCTGCACGATCCACTGCTGAAAGGTACTGATCTTACTCTGCTAAGAAGACTTTGCAGTGGTTTAATTAGATGAAATATATTAGATTTGAAAGAATTACTAAGTGGCAGTGAAAGATGATCCATCCTTGTAGGCTTCACAAGATCAATTACTTGTGACAATAGCAAATTACTTGAAGAATGTATATGAGTTCAAAACCTAGTAAAAGCAAGTCCAGGATGGTCCATACTGGGAAAGTACTAGTCATATATGCGCGATTACTCTAAAAGAACTAATTAAGTTACATATGAAACTCCTTGAAATTGTTTATAAATCAGAGTCTCACCTAATAAGGAACTAATGTAAGAGTCAGCACCCATGAGTACCTTTATGATCCACCTACGTGGGCAAAACATCTTCTCAAATTGAAACTTTCTGGGTGTCAGAGTTCAACtgcaccaagaaaaaaaaatagaagcatTTTTACATGGAAAGCTTAACTAGTGCACCTGGTCAGTATGGAAGATTTTCAGGTTGAACTTCAATTAACGCATGGATTGATTAAAGAAGTTTAGATAAGGAAAATAACCAAATGGATCTAAAGTAAATGATTTGTGAGGTTATCTAAGAAACTTCAAGGGCCTCTCACTCCTACAATATCACTGGGTAACAATGAATTAGATATTTAACtccttttctaaaaaataaaaaaattattgagtgAATTAGATGTTGAACTTGAATGCTTTACATTTAAGCTAGAAACCTAGGGTTACACAGGATGAGCAagatcctaaaaaaaaaaatggttttggaATCAGGTCATCGGCCTCTCTCTTGGACTGCAAGAACACAGATTGCACTGGATGCTGCAAAGGGTATTGAATACATTCATGACCACACAAAAGCTCGATATGTGCACCGAGACATAAAGACAAGTAACATTCTACTTGATGATGGGCTCAGAGCAAAGGTACCAAAAACTGACTCCTTTTACCATCAGGGTAGTGCTTTGtcattatcatttgatcaatttaTCTCTTTTCCAAAGTCTTTTACATAGATAATATGCCAACTCTTTACCATAATCACTTCTTTTTAGTCCTTGGAAGATTGCAAGCTTGATTGGTTTGGTCTAGTTCTAATCGGAACATTTTCAGTTAGAACTAGATTCGTTGGTATTGGAACACGTGTCCCGTTACAGGACATAATGGACATGTGTCTCAATTGGAACTGGACCCAAGCCAAATCCATTCCATTATAGGTTTGGCTCGGGTTCATTTTCCGGTAGAACTAGACTCATTGAGATTGAAACATGTGTTACATAATAAGACACAGTGGACACGTATTCCAATTGAAACTAGACCAAGATCGAATCCTTCTAGTACTGGTTTGGCATTGGTGGTCCAGTTTCAGAAAACTAGACCCAAGTAAAATCCCTTCTAATACCGCATATTCTCAATACAAAATCCAAAGCATAACTCATTCttgaactgaaaataaaataattttcgaaacaaaatttctttaaaatataaaatgaaccTGCAATATTGCtgtaaaagaaatataattagTCCTAATCTTATTAAGCATGTGCCTCCATAGGTAGCAGATTTTGGACTGGCAAAACTTGTTGGGCGAACCAATGAGGAAGATTTCCTGGCGACACGGCTGGTTGGAACGCCAGGCTACCTTCCTCCAGAGTGAGTCGGatgttttattttctaaaacaaATTAACATTGGTGACTTAGAATCATCTCTTCAACGTCAATATAAATCTTTTTGAGGAGCagataaattgtattttctGACCTTCTAAACTTATTGAAAGATCCGTGAAGGAGCTCCAGGTGACCCCCAAAACTGATGTATTCGCATTTGGAGTGGTTCTAGCAGAACTGATCACGGGACATCGTGCACTTATCTGCGACAATCGAGAGCCCAGCAGGATGAAATCACTAATTACAGTTGTAAGTCAACAAATTCTTTACAGTAAGGGAAACTAAGCTGTATTCGAAGTTGGAAAAAATCATTTCCACAGAAAATACAGATTTCTCAACTATTAGCTTCTTGTggatatttctatatatatgcatgcacttaAACATACAATCATAATCATGATGAGCATGCTAAGTTTCCTTTCCATCCCATGAGCAGATTAAAAACGTATTCGAAGATGAATCCCCAGTTGTTGCTTTGGAAGCTGTCATTGATGGAAATCTTCACCGCAGCTACCCTTTGGAGGACGTGTACAAGGTTTGCAAGACCTCCtccatttttcttatatatatttaaagataACACACCAAAGGCCCGCTGATAATGTCAGAGTATTATTTGATTCGTGTGTAGATAACATTTTGTAAGGATCCAAAATTTATACCGCCAAATTGGTACACGAAATAACTTTGCATCGAAAGGAGTTTctcatgataaaaataaaagtataacatcctattaattatttattatccTCAAAGTTtacattaataaaattaaaaattgaaaattaaaaaaaggaaaagaagaagatacatTTAaccatattttattaattatttaagaCTCTCTTCCGCGTCAGTATATTAAAACGATtttactttattaaaataaaatttaaaaaaaaaaatcattttttttttttttgaatttttggtctcttttttttcttcctaaatcCTTTATCAaggatatttttatcattttttttattacgaaACGGGGATATTGAATCTCAATTATAAATGAGGAAAACAgtacaaaaattgaaacattaaaaaagtatattacAAATTTATTAGTAATTAGATAAGGATTTAATATAGTTTCTCCCATATTTTGATATGTCACACAAAAAATGTGTTGTGTGGCGGCGTGGCTGTTCCTCGTCTTAAATTTGTGTTGTTGCAGATGGCAGAAATTGCTGAGTGGTGTTTGAGTGAAAATGGAATTGACAGACCAGAAATACGGGACACTGTTGTCACACTGTCTCAAATAATGATGTCCTCGGTAGAGTGGGAAGCATCACTAGGAGGGAACAGCCAAGTTTTCAGTGGGCTATTTAATGGAAGATGAGAAAACTAACATGCATGTATGGTTTGATTGACGTCACTTAGAATCGATTTACTGTGTTTCGTATTTGATTATAGTTTTGTTGATCACTCAATTTCATCTTAAAATGATCTATAGATGGGAATATGTAATTAATCTGGTTTAAATAATTGAGCAATAATTCATTACCACCtttttacacaatttttcaccatcatatctatgtggcaaggtggtcaatgaatcattactctaaataCTTTTTAGTACATGTGATTTGTCTCATTATCAAATAAACACCTCCGTTTGTAAAAGCATTACAAATTGTAtttatggacatcttcttaaCGCAATTGACTATTCCGTTTCACATCTAAGCCCCTCAAAGAGGGACAAATGATCCCCATAAACCAGTTATGAAAttgttgttttttaattttcatgagGCGTAGCCAATTGATCTACCACTTGGAGACTGAAATTGTTGTATTTGGTATTATTAATACTTGAGACGATTTGACAAAAGAAGTTGTTTTAATGCCTCACAAAACAAGATAAATATGATAAGTGTTACGAGGACTGTCATGTGATAATTCTCATTTTGATAACCGACTTGACAAATGTCACATAAACTACCATGTCAAGTTGTAAAGAACTTGTAATAAAAGCTGTAATATCTTTAGCTACGGTCTTATCTCAATTATGGTGTAATATACAAatctaacaaaaatataaatacagtaaaattttttttttcaccgaGAAATTGAGTATGAATGCGTGATTCAATCTCAGAGCTGAACTAAATTTTTGTTAGTGGACATagggaaaatttagaaaaatgtttCCTCCAAAAGGCATAAGAAAAATATAGGACCTGATTTGAtctattttccaaaaaatagtTCTGAAAAAAACATGAGacgaaaaattattttctaaaatttgttTACGAAATTTCCAATGACTAGAATTtcagttttgtgtttttttttttttttttttttttttaaaaaaaaaaggattctaaaacactaaaaatatagtttatgtttaaaaaagaaatagggATTTTGAATaggtgtttttaaaaaattgaaaacataaaatacctatgccaatattatttttatccatatatatctctctttatcattcttttttttttttccttttaagaaCAGAAAATTATTTGTTGAGAACAGTTCAATTAGGcccttttaaatttttctaagGGAACTTGTTGAGGCGAGGTATTGAATTCTTAGAGCGGAAGCTTTCGACGTAGGAGCACCTTCACTAATGCCATAGGCAGAAGCCGTTACGGAAAAACATTCTCTAAACGATGTCGTACGCAAAACGGACCTCGCGGGTCGCTTCCAACATGGAGCTCCAATATCATTTCATCGAGGCTTCAAAGAGTTTCAGACACAGAgacgagagaaagagaaaggaacAATTATCTTAATTAATTCTACCAGATCGTTTAACGGTGAAGCGGAATAACTAGATGGCAAGCCGAGCGCAAAAATTCCCTCAGCATTTAGATCCACCCTCACCTCTCCCAGTAAATTAATCAAGCACCAGTTCTCATCCATTTTCTCCGCAAATGCTCGTCTGATCTGATCCGATCTGCGAAACCCTAAGAAAAGAATTCAGAAGAGGAAAACAGAGTAAGAGAAAGCATGTCAGGGGCAGTGTCGGCACTGTTCCTCTTGGACATCAAAGGCCGCGTGCTGATTTGGCGCGACTACCGCGGCGACGTCTCCGCCTTACAGGCCGAGCGCTTCTTCACCAAGCTCATCGAGAAGGTGGTTTTCTTCCTAAATTCTTTCTTGGTGTTGATATGTGGAGATTTTCTTCGATTTGCAAGCTTTCTCTTCGGATTGAttcgtttggttgctgagaaaactaGATTTTTTGCTCTTTGCGTTTTCTGGTTGTTTCTGTTTCCGAGTAGTGCAAAGCTCGGTTCAACTTAGCGCAAAGTGATACAATTGGACTTAATTAGTTTATTGGAGATCCTGAGTTCTGAGAGATTTTCGTTTCTGTGCAAGTGAACGGTGCCTGAGTTCTTTCTATGAAATATGACTTCGATCAACTTGAATTGAATTTCCGAAACTACCTTTTGTATAAAGTTTATTATGTATAGAAATATGTGTAGCTGATCCCggaaattttagtttttctctAATCACTTCTTGTGTATGCTTCAGGGTGATCCAGAGACGCAAGATCCAGTGGTGTTGGATAATGGTGTAACCTACTTGTTTATACAGCACAACAATGTGTACCTGATGACGGCATCGAGGCAGAACTGTAATGCTGCaagccttcttttctttctgcACCGCGTAGTTGATGTAAGCGCCTATTGTTGATTGTAGGGCCTTCGCTGTCTCTAACTGATGCATATATAAGACAAATTGACATGTGTTTCTGCTTTTTGATGAGTTTGCAAGATTGAGATTGTTCGTTCTGCTTGATTTCTCTGTGGCAGGTGTTTAAGCATTATTTTGAAGAGTTAGAAGAGGAATCGCTCAGGGACAACTTTGTCGTAGTGGTAGGAGAACATGTTCAATCTTTGTTTGCACCTTATGCTTAAACTAGATCCGGTGTTGTTCAATCGAATGTTTTGTGTGGTGTTttgaagatttggttttgtGAAAGACTAGATGTGGTGTTATGCTGATACCTTGTGTTCTTGGCAGTACGAGTTACTTGATGAGATTATGGACTTTGGTTACCCTCAGTATACGGAGGCAAAGATTCTTAGTGAATTCATCAAGACCGACGCTTACAGGATGGAAGTTACGCAGAGGCCTCCCATGGCTGTAACAAATGCAGTGTCTTGGCGCAGTGAAGGGGTACAATACAAGAAGAATGAAGTAGGTTTTGGGCATaaagaaaaaggattttttgtgttgtttattgATGTTGTAAGCCTCTGGATGATATTCCTTTCTTCTTGTTTGTCAGGTTTTCTTGGATGTGGTGGAGAGTGTTAATATACTTGTCAACAGCAATGGACAAATAATTAGGTCTGATGTTGTTGGGGCATTGAAGATGAGAACTTATTTGAGGTGT contains the following coding sequences:
- the LOC133858435 gene encoding lysM domain receptor-like kinase 3; its protein translation is MTKRTEGTNAAGNSYISIFLLHSLTRRTPMTTTMASHSLLPHLLPLLAILFARILASNTSVKASLIYPFNCDAQIKTCNASLYHMNNWLSEEQIASFYSVNLSQMEPIMHGNKQDYLIRVPCSCTDINGTRGYFYNTSYPIKQNDSFDNVSADIYSGQAWSGGSGNDSRFDAGTNFSIHLPCGCVDQSDSLTVVTYTVQDQDTVAGIAALLSAQESDIQRLNRQLTGNLAFIAPGWVLFVPMEKNGIPAPKKGRIWKWPVIIGTLSAVTLLSMSTLIIVLLRRQKSRQQEEDPRAVAKSSSANRISLFQSQYPNKDNIEDATAFESERPVIFSLEEIEEAAGYFDETQKIGEGGYGRVYFGILRGQEVAIKQMRSNKSKEFFAELKILCKIHHINVVELLGYSSGDDHLYLVYEYVRNGSLSSHLHDPLLKGHRPLSWTARTQIALDAAKGIEYIHDHTKARYVHRDIKTSNILLDDGLRAKVADFGLAKLVGRTNEEDFLATRLVGTPGYLPPESVKELQVTPKTDVFAFGVVLAELITGHRALICDNREPSRMKSLITVIKNVFEDESPVVALEAVIDGNLHRSYPLEDVYKMAEIAEWCLSENGIDRPEIRDTVVTLSQIMMSSVEWEASLGGNSQVFSGLFNGR